The Sediminispirochaeta smaragdinae DSM 11293 genome has a segment encoding these proteins:
- a CDS encoding NAD(P)-dependent oxidoreductase, which produces MHNIAIITTAFGNGLPDREHTYAALADELELRIRYCTKEELLADPKGIKGVIVGVEKADKELFTCPDLRVAMKFGVGLDNFDMESAGKAHVQVVNMPGINSDAVAEMTITLMLCVSRMILPMGQRMSNGQFVQYCSHTVQHKKLGIIGMGTIGRKVAKMATALGMECLGYDVRTFDLEGVNMVDLPTLFEQSDVITIHIPLMSTTHHLIGKEAFSRMKHGVILINTSRGGVVDDEELYERLQNGHIMGAGLDVFENEEIRNRLVTHENVICTPHVAAYTHETLRFMENTALKKIKACLAGEKNHEVSKGGTV; this is translated from the coding sequence ATGCACAACATAGCAATCATCACAACAGCATTTGGAAACGGTTTGCCCGATAGGGAGCATACATATGCCGCTTTGGCTGATGAATTAGAATTGCGGATCCGCTACTGCACAAAAGAGGAGTTGCTTGCTGATCCGAAGGGAATCAAAGGGGTGATTGTCGGGGTGGAGAAAGCCGATAAGGAGTTGTTCACCTGTCCCGACCTTCGTGTGGCAATGAAATTCGGTGTAGGTCTCGACAATTTTGATATGGAGAGTGCCGGGAAGGCACATGTGCAGGTAGTTAACATGCCTGGTATCAATAGTGACGCGGTTGCTGAGATGACAATAACCTTGATGCTCTGTGTTTCACGGATGATTTTGCCGATGGGCCAGCGTATGTCTAATGGTCAGTTTGTACAATACTGCTCGCATACTGTCCAACATAAGAAACTCGGCATTATCGGCATGGGGACCATTGGTAGAAAAGTTGCGAAAATGGCAACTGCTCTTGGAATGGAGTGTCTCGGTTACGATGTTCGTACATTCGATTTGGAAGGAGTGAACATGGTCGATTTGCCCACATTATTCGAGCAATCGGATGTCATAACCATCCATATCCCGTTGATGTCAACTACCCATCATTTGATCGGCAAAGAAGCATTTTCACGTATGAAGCATGGAGTGATCCTGATTAACACCTCCCGAGGTGGAGTGGTGGATGACGAAGAGCTATATGAGCGGTTACAGAATGGCCATATTATGGGAGCAGGTCTTGATGTTTTCGAAAACGAAGAGATTAGGAATAGGCTTGTCACACATGAAAATGTGATTTGTACCCCTCATGTTGCTGCATATACCCATGAAACACTCCGATTCATGGAAAATACCGCATTGAAGAAGATTAAAGCCTGCTTAGCAGGAGAAAAAAATCACGAGGTTTCCAAAGGAGGAACTGTATGA
- a CDS encoding dihydrodipicolinate synthase family protein: MQKKLFSGIIPPLITSFDKQGNIDEKTMRNLTRWLANHVQGFYPCGTYGSGPLLTTEERKLVARIVNEEKGNAFAIIHVGAATTTEAIDLAKHAEEIGSDAIGAIPPYYYHYTQEQLVDHYKALIDAVKIPVFLYNNPDLSNNPVAPQTLSVLADYGLAGVKDSAFDLVSFYNYKLAVTRPDFQFIIGTEAIAAGALDVGACGVIAGLANCFPEFMTDFYKTWKAGDPLETGKKQLAVVKARNIIKMAQTLTMIYAILKMRGINPGYPRSPFKDISKETYDKARKMIDEQGILA; encoded by the coding sequence ATGCAAAAGAAACTTTTCTCAGGAATTATCCCACCTCTGATTACCAGTTTTGATAAACAAGGTAATATCGATGAGAAGACCATGAGAAACCTGACCAGATGGCTCGCAAACCATGTACAGGGCTTTTATCCTTGCGGAACGTATGGAAGTGGGCCCCTTCTGACCACCGAAGAGCGCAAGCTGGTAGCTCGCATCGTGAATGAAGAAAAAGGGAACGCATTTGCAATCATTCACGTAGGAGCAGCAACTACGACCGAGGCGATAGATTTGGCAAAGCATGCTGAGGAAATTGGTTCCGATGCAATCGGTGCAATTCCACCGTATTATTACCATTATACACAGGAACAATTGGTCGACCACTACAAAGCCTTGATAGATGCTGTAAAGATTCCCGTGTTCCTCTACAATAATCCTGATCTCTCCAACAATCCTGTTGCTCCACAGACTTTAAGTGTGCTAGCCGACTATGGCCTTGCCGGTGTCAAGGATTCGGCTTTCGATCTCGTGTCTTTCTATAACTATAAACTTGCAGTCACAAGACCTGACTTCCAGTTCATTATAGGCACTGAAGCGATCGCAGCCGGAGCTCTTGACGTAGGTGCATGTGGCGTTATCGCAGGGCTTGCGAACTGTTTTCCCGAGTTCATGACTGATTTCTATAAGACTTGGAAGGCTGGAGACCCTTTGGAAACTGGCAAAAAACAGCTCGCTGTTGTCAAGGCGAGGAACATTATCAAGATGGCCCAGACCCTCACCATGATTTACGCAATTCTTAAGATGCGTGGAATCAATCCCGGGTACCCACGTTCTCCGTTCAAGGATATCTCGAAGGAGACCTATGATAAGGCACGAAAAATGATTGATGAGCAAGGCATATTGGCATAG
- a CDS encoding Fic family protein, producing MNSSEKRPNNELPLLPPNADIETKKILNQAIRANRELAILKGYCSLLPNDSILLSAIILKEAKTSSEIENIVTTQDELYRALATTVKEIDVETKEVLNYRSAIWRGFRQLKEKGFLSTNILIELQSELEGNSAGIRKLPGTALVNERTGKAIYIPPDNEEKILELLKNLEKYINERDEIDPLIKMAVIHYQFESIHPFYDGNGRTGRIVNVLYLILQGLLDKPILYLSEYIIKNKSEYYELLQKVRDEKGWEEWIVYMLKAVEITSIETLKLVSSIVELLNKTTEVCREKLPKTTYSKELIELLFEQPYTKIEFLVNAGLAERRTASKYLKQLEEIGILESFKSWKERIYVNKRLYEVLKG from the coding sequence ATGAATAGTAGTGAAAAAAGACCAAACAATGAACTTCCCTTACTGCCACCGAATGCTGATATAGAAACGAAAAAAATATTGAATCAAGCAATTCGTGCGAATCGTGAGTTGGCGATACTAAAAGGCTATTGTTCGCTGTTACCAAACGATTCAATATTGCTAAGCGCAATTATTCTAAAAGAAGCTAAAACGAGCTCAGAAATAGAGAATATTGTAACAACACAAGATGAACTGTATAGAGCGTTAGCCACAACAGTAAAAGAAATTGATGTAGAAACGAAGGAAGTCTTAAATTACCGATCAGCAATCTGGAGAGGATTCCGGCAACTGAAAGAAAAAGGGTTTCTTTCGACGAATATACTGATAGAGCTACAAAGCGAACTGGAAGGAAATAGTGCGGGGATTCGCAAATTACCTGGAACGGCTTTGGTAAATGAGCGAACGGGAAAAGCAATTTATATACCGCCAGACAATGAAGAAAAGATATTGGAATTGCTGAAAAACTTAGAGAAGTACATAAATGAAAGAGATGAAATTGATCCGCTGATAAAGATGGCGGTGATACACTATCAATTTGAATCTATCCATCCCTTTTATGATGGGAATGGACGGACAGGAAGGATAGTAAACGTATTGTATTTGATATTGCAAGGATTGCTAGATAAGCCGATATTGTATCTTAGTGAATATATAATAAAAAATAAGAGTGAATACTATGAACTGCTTCAAAAAGTAAGAGATGAAAAGGGATGGGAAGAGTGGATAGTATATATGCTAAAAGCAGTGGAGATAACATCAATAGAAACTTTAAAGCTGGTTTCTTCGATAGTTGAGTTATTGAATAAGACAACAGAAGTCTGCCGAGAGAAATTACCCAAAACAACATATTCAAAGGAATTGATAGAGTTGCTGTTTGAACAGCCATATACGAAGATAGAATTTCTGGTAAATGCAGGGTTAGCAGAAAGGAGAACAGCAAGTAAGTATTTGAAACAGCTTGAAGAAATAGGAATCTTAGAATCGTTTAAATCGTGGAAAGAGAGAATCTATGTGAATAAGAGATTGTATGAAGTGTTAAAAGGATGA
- a CDS encoding GNAT family N-acetyltransferase encodes MLKTKQIKNDDVPYELIYLADEDDDQINKYKDTSTFLATMDDEKIIGIIGINEINEESTEIVCVAVDEAYQNKRIGTNLIEKAISYSKDKKYKELIIKTGNCGIGQLYLYQRCGFRFDSVNKDYMIKNYKNPIYENDIQCFDQIVLKYRIFSEKELTKIIEEYWNRFIKKNKEYEKSKYEVWSFGYSENLANKLIGYVKEGKKTGTSSALEMYDIDEKVPEEGDISIITYGNGLPGCIIKTEEMRKKKFREITEEEARLEGEGDLSLEYWRNAHEHFFRLEYEEQGKKFSEEIPVIFERFKVIYDEDRKI; translated from the coding sequence ATGCTTAAAACTAAGCAGATAAAAAATGATGATGTTCCATATGAATTAATCTATCTTGCAGATGAAGATGATGACCAAATCAATAAATATAAAGATACATCAACCTTTCTAGCAACAATGGATGATGAGAAAATCATCGGAATTATCGGAATAAATGAAATAAATGAAGAATCAACAGAAATTGTATGTGTTGCTGTAGATGAAGCATATCAAAACAAGCGAATTGGGACAAATCTAATTGAAAAAGCGATATCATATTCGAAAGATAAGAAATATAAGGAACTAATAATAAAAACAGGAAATTGTGGAATAGGGCAGTTATATTTGTATCAACGCTGTGGGTTTAGATTTGATTCTGTTAATAAAGACTATATGATAAAAAATTATAAAAATCCAATATATGAAAATGATATTCAATGCTTTGATCAGATTGTTTTGAAATATAGGATATTTTCCGAGAAAGAATTAACAAAAATAATTGAAGAATATTGGAATAGATTTATAAAGAAGAATAAAGAATATGAAAAATCAAAATATGAAGTATGGTCTTTTGGATATAGTGAAAATCTCGCTAACAAATTGATTGGATATGTAAAAGAAGGAAAGAAAACTGGAACATCATCAGCATTAGAAATGTATGATATTGATGAAAAAGTTCCTGAAGAAGGTGATATATCGATAATAACATACGGAAATGGATTACCTGGATGTATAATAAAAACAGAAGAGATGCGGAAGAAGAAATTTAGAGAAATTACAGAAGAAGAGGCAAGATTAGAGGGTGAAGGAGATCTTTCATTGGAATATTGGAGAAATGCTCATGAGCATTTCTTTCGATTAGAATATGAAGAGCAAGGAAAAAAATTTTCAGAAGAAATTCCTGTGATATTTGAGAGATTTAAAGTGATATACGATGAGGACAGAAAAATATAG
- a CDS encoding DUF4468 domain-containing protein encodes MKRSISLFFIVPIIVSCVQIPYDPDIDYPDKYEVILELSNMPKNEIFLKANKWFISNFSSENSIILISDKEYGYIIGTIFDSFVDVNTFYQMKFDVNIEIKGNRVRMTFENPHEKYTGTIYGTISTMMGETDDGNDYKPDFRRMTSNKHLAETNRRWRKNAESFNLFMATEDDW; translated from the coding sequence ATGAAACGATCCATTAGCTTATTTTTTATTGTTCCAATCATTGTTAGTTGTGTTCAAATCCCATACGACCCAGATATTGATTATCCTGATAAATATGAGGTAATTCTAGAATTATCGAATATGCCTAAAAATGAAATATTTTTGAAAGCAAATAAATGGTTTATTTCAAATTTTTCGAGTGAGAATTCAATAATTTTAATATCAGATAAGGAATACGGTTATATTATTGGTACTATATTTGATAGCTTCGTTGACGTGAACACCTTTTATCAGATGAAATTTGATGTCAACATTGAAATAAAGGGAAATAGGGTAAGAATGACATTTGAAAATCCTCATGAGAAATATACTGGTACTATATATGGTACAATTAGTACCATGATGGGTGAAACCGATGATGGAAATGATTACAAGCCAGATTTTCGTCGAATGACAAGTAATAAGCACCTCGCTGAAACAAATAGAAGATGGAGAAAAAATGCTGAATCGTTCAATCTTTTTATGGCTACAGAAGATGATTGGTAA
- a CDS encoding SDR family NAD(P)-dependent oxidoreductase: MVDDTFMKTCSLQEKVVLITGGGTGIGLGIARCMVLSGATVILIGRRLEKLKEACASLGSNAYYYQFDITNWEAHEQFAEKVVETFGKLDILVNNAGNQYKASSFKVNLDDMSSTFDVHVKASFAMTRTFLPYMIDRQRGSVIFISSMAGFIGLTNQISYAAAKSAIMGLVRTFSSEVSQHGLRFNAIVPGWFETPMMLKAMGNDIKRQEHVLCRTAMHRFGQPEDIGWAAVYLGSDASKFVTGTSLVVDGGALSGF, translated from the coding sequence ATGGTCGATGATACATTCATGAAAACTTGTAGCCTCCAAGAAAAGGTTGTTCTGATTACCGGAGGAGGGACAGGCATAGGATTGGGAATTGCTCGATGTATGGTCTTGTCAGGTGCCACAGTAATTCTCATAGGTAGGAGGTTAGAGAAGCTCAAAGAGGCTTGCGCCAGTTTAGGGTCAAATGCGTACTATTACCAGTTTGATATCACCAATTGGGAGGCCCATGAGCAATTCGCAGAAAAAGTAGTAGAAACTTTCGGGAAGTTGGATATTTTGGTCAATAATGCGGGAAATCAATATAAGGCATCATCCTTTAAGGTGAATCTCGATGATATGTCGAGCACGTTCGATGTTCATGTCAAGGCAAGCTTTGCTATGACCCGTACATTCCTTCCCTATATGATCGATCGACAGCGCGGTTCGGTGATATTCATCTCCTCCATGGCAGGGTTCATTGGATTAACCAATCAGATCAGTTATGCAGCTGCAAAATCAGCAATCATGGGCCTTGTTCGTACTTTTTCAAGTGAAGTCTCGCAACATGGGCTTCGATTCAATGCGATCGTACCCGGGTGGTTCGAGACTCCGATGATGTTAAAAGCCATGGGAAACGATATAAAGCGACAGGAGCATGTTCTATGTAGAACTGCAATGCACCGTTTTGGACAACCTGAGGATATTGGGTGGGCCGCAGTTTACCTCGGTTCCGATGCCTCGAAATTTGTTACAGGAACTTCTTTGGTGGTCGATGGAGGAGCTCTCTCGGGATTCTAA
- a CDS encoding sugar kinase gives MGARSVKNILVWGEPMFGFYPIDNPMIEKCNTLSMTWGGDASNFAIGVARLDHHSVFFTGLGTEPFGDGFIDLWMKNGVDVSQVVRDPSRRTGFYFVSFINGKHNLTYYRENSAATAIQFAQLDQQVLKESAVFHFTGTGLGMGSAARTLCRQIIDAKKGSDCIISFDVNYRTLQWNDPILAEREISNAIASGVTHLDITDDEMFALGWGTDLDALIRRFPTLEVIAYKQGPKGVTIKTRGSQFDSPAFLVKVKDTVGAGDSFDVGFIISLLEGKSLEEAARIGNATGGLTCTGLGPISSSPTRKELDEFLAT, from the coding sequence ATGGGGGCACGAAGCGTGAAAAATATACTTGTATGGGGAGAGCCGATGTTTGGATTCTATCCCATTGATAATCCTATGATCGAAAAGTGCAACACTCTGAGCATGACTTGGGGGGGGGATGCTTCCAATTTCGCCATCGGAGTTGCTAGGTTAGACCATCATTCGGTTTTCTTTACAGGACTTGGCACTGAACCATTCGGAGATGGATTTATCGATCTTTGGATGAAAAACGGAGTGGATGTTTCCCAAGTCGTCCGTGATCCTTCCCGGCGGACTGGCTTCTACTTTGTATCATTCATCAATGGCAAGCATAACCTGACTTACTATCGGGAAAATTCGGCAGCAACAGCCATCCAATTTGCCCAACTAGATCAGCAAGTCCTTAAAGAGAGCGCCGTTTTCCACTTCACCGGTACTGGTCTTGGTATGGGGAGTGCTGCTAGAACACTCTGCCGACAAATCATAGACGCAAAGAAAGGGAGTGATTGTATCATCTCCTTTGATGTGAATTATCGCACATTACAGTGGAACGACCCCATTTTAGCGGAACGGGAAATATCGAATGCGATTGCTTCAGGTGTGACCCATTTGGATATCACCGATGACGAGATGTTTGCATTGGGGTGGGGAACCGATCTTGATGCCTTGATCAGACGTTTTCCGACACTTGAGGTAATAGCGTACAAGCAGGGCCCAAAGGGCGTAACCATAAAAACCCGTGGGAGCCAATTCGACTCACCGGCATTCTTGGTAAAGGTGAAGGACACAGTTGGTGCTGGAGACAGCTTTGATGTTGGATTCATCATATCACTCTTAGAAGGAAAAAGTCTCGAAGAAGCTGCAAGAATCGGGAATGCTACGGGAGGTCTCACCTGTACTGGGCTCGGGCCAATCTCATCGTCGCCAACCCGCAAGGAGCTTGATGAATTCTTGGCAACATGA
- a CDS encoding MurR/RpiR family transcriptional regulator, producing MNNKDLEDDTFERIVTQIEQSKRIIVIGYGTSAVTAYDLFVKLSRLGFDCHYTTDEHTTAIILSNPREKDLLFCFSFSGETKNIVAQASLVKGKIPIICISGEDNSQLAKLSDIYLPIQSFETTYRNESIVSRYVQLAAIDIIFSCLAQRAGKDAEKRLMNSRKGLSFLKF from the coding sequence ATGAATAACAAGGATCTCGAGGATGACACCTTCGAACGGATTGTAACACAAATCGAACAATCAAAGCGTATCATTGTCATCGGATATGGTACCTCGGCAGTAACAGCATACGACCTTTTCGTGAAACTATCGAGGTTAGGCTTCGATTGTCATTATACGACCGACGAACATACAACAGCAATAATCCTCAGTAATCCGAGAGAAAAAGATCTTCTCTTCTGCTTCTCCTTTTCTGGGGAGACAAAGAACATCGTTGCACAAGCATCACTTGTCAAAGGAAAGATACCAATCATCTGTATCTCAGGTGAGGATAACTCTCAGCTGGCCAAACTCTCCGATATCTATTTACCTATTCAATCATTCGAGACGACTTATCGGAATGAGTCGATCGTCTCACGGTATGTACAGCTTGCAGCCATAGATATCATTTTCTCCTGCCTCGCTCAACGTGCGGGAAAGGATGCTGAAAAACGTTTGATGAATTCACGTAAAGGTTTATCTTTCCTCAAGTTTTGA
- a CDS encoding integrase core domain-containing protein — MYVERFCQSLKYVDIYLKSYESICELKADFIWYLQFYNSRKFHQSLDYRTPEEMYESFQVKGIRAAA; from the coding sequence ATGTATGTAGAGCGGTTTTGTCAAAGTCTGAAGTATGTAGATATTTACTTGAAATCCTATGAATCGATATGTGAGCTGAAGGCTGACTTTATCTGGTACCTTCAGTTCTATAACAGCCGAAAATTTCACCAGAGTCTGGATTACCGGACACCAGAAGAGATGTATGAGTCATTCCAGGTAAAAGGGATAAGAGCTGCTGCTTAA
- a CDS encoding zinc-dependent alcohol dehydrogenase — translation MICNVLKDKNILVMEERPMLEPRTGQVRIKTVLAGICGSDIHALHGMQPSLLFPTVMGHELVGVIDAIAASENEGTFKVGDRVVVDPSFRCGKCDLCLSGKENICEELRVLGVHCDGGFADYFLCEIDMLHKIPDSLRFEEAIFSEPLSIAMHAISRITSTGRKKTAIIGAGPIGLALLIALKELFEEVLVFEVLENRKSAARIIGADQVLDSVGDTYPAEDIDVVFDTVSIPSTVTLTERIVKRGGEVIIVGMAKPEIGFQLLPILKKELSVRGTRMTRREDFKAALDLLTKTDPKLIQAIITGYWSLSDSIKAIRYTETHAGTCIKEVLDFRR, via the coding sequence ATGATCTGTAACGTCTTGAAAGATAAAAATATTTTAGTCATGGAAGAACGGCCTATGCTTGAACCACGTACAGGTCAAGTCAGGATCAAGACTGTCCTGGCTGGTATCTGTGGTTCAGATATCCATGCCCTGCATGGAATGCAGCCATCACTCCTCTTTCCAACGGTGATGGGACATGAATTGGTTGGTGTAATCGATGCAATTGCAGCTTCGGAAAATGAAGGAACATTCAAAGTTGGGGATCGGGTTGTCGTTGATCCCTCCTTCAGATGTGGTAAGTGTGATCTCTGCTTATCAGGAAAGGAAAACATCTGTGAGGAGTTACGAGTATTGGGAGTCCATTGTGACGGAGGTTTTGCCGACTATTTCCTCTGCGAAATCGATATGCTTCACAAAATTCCCGACTCGTTGCGCTTCGAGGAAGCTATCTTCAGTGAACCGTTGAGCATCGCGATGCATGCGATTTCACGGATTACTTCGACTGGCAGAAAGAAAACTGCAATAATCGGCGCCGGTCCAATCGGACTCGCACTCCTGATTGCATTGAAGGAACTATTCGAAGAAGTATTAGTCTTTGAGGTTCTCGAGAACAGAAAGTCGGCGGCACGCATCATCGGTGCTGATCAAGTCCTCGACTCCGTTGGTGATACCTATCCGGCCGAGGATATCGATGTAGTGTTCGATACTGTCTCGATTCCCTCCACAGTTACCTTGACCGAACGAATCGTAAAAAGGGGAGGTGAGGTCATCATCGTTGGTATGGCTAAGCCGGAGATTGGCTTTCAACTGTTACCAATCTTAAAAAAAGAGCTTTCCGTTAGGGGTACGAGAATGACACGACGGGAGGATTTCAAGGCTGCATTGGACTTGCTAACCAAAACCGATCCGAAGTTGATTCAAGCCATCATCACAGGATATTGGAGTCTATCTGATTCGATCAAGGCGATCCGGTACACTGAAACACACGCCGGTACGTGCATCAAGGAAGTGTTGGATTTCAGGAGATAG
- a CDS encoding FadR/GntR family transcriptional regulator gives MQPMPLEKEKLSDLVAERLVQYIEENNLQPGDMLPTEKELAKCFRIGRTSVREGISKLKSIGLLHTVQGYGCIINETSISSFLESISTSVLSRFVKLDMQDYRQIMETRALLETYALRTYISSDRITDPQKLYIIVRRMDKALGISDYSLFQELDFDFHRQIVHLANNSILSQIYELVKEPFIRRAEAFCPTQDHSRLQEEHRQLLDGIRRKDMAVVQILDNHIKCQA, from the coding sequence ATGCAACCGATGCCATTGGAAAAGGAAAAGCTCTCCGACCTTGTCGCCGAACGTCTTGTTCAGTATATCGAGGAGAATAATCTTCAGCCAGGGGACATGCTGCCAACCGAAAAAGAACTTGCCAAGTGTTTCCGTATCGGAAGAACAAGTGTACGAGAGGGGATCAGCAAACTCAAAAGTATCGGATTATTACATACAGTCCAAGGATATGGTTGCATCATTAATGAAACTTCGATTTCCAGTTTTCTTGAAAGTATCAGTACATCTGTGTTGAGTCGGTTCGTAAAATTGGATATGCAGGATTATCGCCAGATCATGGAGACAAGAGCTCTCTTGGAGACATATGCCCTGCGGACCTACATTTCTTCGGATAGGATAACGGATCCCCAAAAATTGTACATCATCGTCAGAAGGATGGATAAGGCGCTTGGGATCTCCGATTATTCTCTCTTCCAGGAGCTGGATTTTGATTTTCACCGTCAGATTGTGCATCTGGCGAACAATTCTATCCTATCGCAAATTTACGAACTCGTTAAGGAACCATTCATTCGACGTGCTGAAGCCTTCTGTCCGACGCAGGATCATTCAAGACTACAGGAGGAACACCGGCAACTTCTGGACGGAATACGCAGAAAGGACATGGCGGTGGTTCAAATCCTCGACAATCATATCAAGTGCCAAGCATAA